The genomic segment TGCTGCAAAAATTACGGTAACCATACTCACTGTACATAATTGGCCGAAGACCAATTTTTACTGATTCAGCGTCAAGATACCTACCAAGCTTACCCTTATCGAGAGCGACATAAAGATTTTCCTGGTACTGAGGCCGGGTAATATATGGCAGATCAAAAGCCAAAAACTCTTTGGAAAAATTAGCCATATTTGGCGAAGAAGAAGAGGCCATTTCCAGAGAACCCTGCTGAACAGACTCCATGGTCACCCGATCTGAACCAAGCATCGCATTGCCAAAGATCTGCACCTCAATCCCTCCCTGAGATTCTGCCTCCACAAGCTCCTTAAACTTCTCATAACCCAGGGTAACATTGTTACCCGGCGCCATTGGATGAGCCAAACGAATTTTCACAATTTGAGGAACGGTTGCCTCGCTACCCTGTTCTCCCTCATCCGAGCTACAGGCAACAAGACCTGCAAGCAGTGCTGCAAGGCAAATCATTTTCATTCCAGCTTTTAACATCCCACATCTCCTAAAATAATATTTAACAGCAGAGCGATACCATACAAAAGAAACAAGACGGGGCGTACACAAGAACAAACTCTTCCATGCACACCCCGTCTAACGCCCCCCTCTCCCTACGAACAACAAACTACACAATAGATATTATGCTATTCAGGATACTTCCCCATCGGTATACTTTCTTATCTTACGAAATATTGTTGTCCTATTCACATTCATAACCTTGGCAACCTTGGCAATAGAACCATGCACCTTGAGGGCCTCCAGCAAGACATCCTTTTCAAGCTCGGCCATAATCTCCTTTAAAGATTTCCCCTCAAAGTTAGCATAATTCGCCTGCAGGCCGACAGCACTATTGTCAAGCTTCCTCTTTGCACACTGCATGGCTGGGGGTAAATCCTCTTCACGAATAACCCCCTCAAGACTGGTAACCACCAAACTATGAATCAAATTCTCCAGTTCACGCACATTGCCAGGCCAAGCGTATTGAAGAAGCGCCTCCTCAGCAGTGGGAAAGAGACGTATTGTCTTTTTATACTTTTGATAAAATCTTTCCAGAAAAAATTGAATCAGCGGCAGAATATCCTCCTGGCGTTCACGCAAAGCCGGAACATGGACCACGGCCACCCGAAGACGATAAAAGAGATCACTTCTAAAATTACCGGCGACCACCTCCTGCTCCAAATCCCTATTGGTCGCAGCAATAATACGCACATCAACAGCACGAGGCTGAGTTGAACCCACCCGAACAATTTCACCATCCTGAAGGGCACGCAACAATCGTCCCTGCATAGGCAGGGGCAGTTCCCCTATTTCATCAAGGAAGAGGGTTCCCTTATCGGCAATTTCAAAAAAGCCAGCCTTGCCCTTACTACTTGCCCCGGAAAAGGCACCGGCAACATAGCCAAAGAGCTCAGATTCGATGAGATTTTCAGGAATACTGGTACAATCTACCTTAAAGAATGGTTTGTTAGCCCGGTCACTACGCTCATGAATCCTATGGGCAAGTACATCTTTTCCTACCCCCGTTTCACCAAGCAAGAGAACAGTTGCATCGGTGCTGGCCACTCTATCAAGGACCCCAAGCAATTTCTGCATAAGAGGACTCTCGGTAATAATTTGTTTTTGTACCGAAAGTTTCTGGATATTCGAACTAAACTTTTCAATCATGTCCCGTTGATGATTGATCTGACTTTGAAAACGAGACATAACCGTAACATCGCGCACAAAGGTAACAACAAGCTCAACATCTTCATCATAATCAAAGATAGGATGGCCCACCAGGAGCACCCTCCGACCCTTACTTGTTACCTGTACCCTCGTCATGCTCTTCCCTGAAGTAACAATATCAGGGTTCAGGGCAGTATCAAAAGTACCATCATCTACAAGATCTTTAATGTTTTTCCCTAAAACATCTTTGGCCTTAAGGCCTGAGAGTTGTTCATACGTCCTGTTGATAGCAATAGTCATCCCATGCCTATCTGTTACATAGAGACCATCAATAGACGTATTCAGAACACTACACAAATTACTAACGATTAAGTGTCGATATTCAGGAATAATATAATTCATACGCAAAAAAAACCCGCCTCTGTCTGCTTGTTAAATTTATGCTTTTACATCTCTTCTCTGGGGCATAACCAGCTCGCAAGGCTCATAAATGCTGTAAGGGGAAATAAGAATTCTCCTGTCCCAACCTTGTGACAACTAACTATCTTATCGAGAAAATTTCAAGGTAATCTCTTGTTCATCTTCACCAAACTGCAGCTGATCAAAATCATTTAGCCTGTAACGACGAATAAGACTCCGCAAGTCTTTCACATACCTATCCCCTATTTCCGAATAGTAGAGAAGCCCCTCTGCCATCTCAGTACCCTTTGGAAATTGTCCATTTTTACGGTCTGCGGCCCTGATAGAGCGAAGCAAACGATAGCTACGGTGGCTATTCAAATTTTGAATATAACTCTCTGTTGCCGAAAAGATAGTGGCAAAGGCGGCGACCTTCGCATCGCTGCCAAGGGCCTTTATATGAGGTGCATTACTGGAAGCGGGTACATGTTCCCCATAGAGGGCATTACCTGAAACGGCAAAACGAGAGGTCCCCCAACCACTTTCTAAAATAGCCTGGGCAAGGACCAGCGATGGCGGAATAATATCTACCCGAAGCAAAAGATCAGCCATTCCAGATCTACTGCCATACTTTATAGCCAATGCTGCTCGCCACTGCTCTTCATCCGGGGTGAGATGTGCACCCTCTGCCTCCATCTTCGCTAAAGCCTGAAGGCGACTACGCTCCCCGGCAACCATATTATTTGCCCGCACCACTTCAGGCAGGATTAATTCGACAAAGGCCTCTGCTTTTTGGCCAGTAGATATCCCCAACCAACTCTGCGGCAGATTCTGGGCAAACAAAAATGGCACAGTAGCCCCTATCCGAGCAGGTTGCTTGCTACCATAGGTCTCTACGAGAAAGGCCAAATACTCTTGACCAGTTGTAAACTCTTTAACAATAGCTTCCCTCTTCGGTTCCGGGGCAACCACCATCTTGCAGGCATAAAAAACCATAAGACTCAGAAGAACAGAGAGGATGAAGATAGATCTTTTCATAAATTTAAAATTCCCTTAGCGGGCAGAGACTTAGCCTCCACCAGTAATTATAAAAAATAGCCCTCTACTAAAAAAGAGAGCAATAGCTCAACTCTTTTTCGTTTAAAAGAACCACAAGGTGTGACATACAGATGAAATCCTACTAAAGTATTAGTCTGCAATAAAAAATCAATAGTTTATTAAAATCAACCTTTCTACAAAG from the Desulfotalea psychrophila LSv54 genome contains:
- a CDS encoding sigma-54 interaction domain-containing protein; amino-acid sequence: MNYIIPEYRHLIVSNLCSVLNTSIDGLYVTDRHGMTIAINRTYEQLSGLKAKDVLGKNIKDLVDDGTFDTALNPDIVTSGKSMTRVQVTSKGRRVLLVGHPIFDYDEDVELVVTFVRDVTVMSRFQSQINHQRDMIEKFSSNIQKLSVQKQIITESPLMQKLLGVLDRVASTDATVLLLGETGVGKDVLAHRIHERSDRANKPFFKVDCTSIPENLIESELFGYVAGAFSGASSKGKAGFFEIADKGTLFLDEIGELPLPMQGRLLRALQDGEIVRVGSTQPRAVDVRIIAATNRDLEQEVVAGNFRSDLFYRLRVAVVHVPALRERQEDILPLIQFFLERFYQKYKKTIRLFPTAEEALLQYAWPGNVRELENLIHSLVVTSLEGVIREEDLPPAMQCAKRKLDNSAVGLQANYANFEGKSLKEIMAELEKDVLLEALKVHGSIAKVAKVMNVNRTTIFRKIRKYTDGEVS
- a CDS encoding glucosaminidase domain-containing protein, which produces MKRSIFILSVLLSLMVFYACKMVVAPEPKREAIVKEFTTGQEYLAFLVETYGSKQPARIGATVPFLFAQNLPQSWLGISTGQKAEAFVELILPEVVRANNMVAGERSRLQALAKMEAEGAHLTPDEEQWRAALAIKYGSRSGMADLLLRVDIIPPSLVLAQAILESGWGTSRFAVSGNALYGEHVPASSNAPHIKALGSDAKVAAFATIFSATESYIQNLNSHRSYRLLRSIRAADRKNGQFPKGTEMAEGLLYYSEIGDRYVKDLRSLIRRYRLNDFDQLQFGEDEQEITLKFSR